The following proteins are co-located in the Rippkaea orientalis PCC 8801 genome:
- a CDS encoding Fe(3+) ABC transporter substrate-binding protein, translating to MKPISRRIFLSLSTATAVVGVNQLLASCGNNQSSTPSSSPDTTTPPPTQGELNLYSSRHYNTDNELYQGFTQETGIKVNLIEGKDDELIERIQSEGENSPADILITVDVARLWRAQEAGIFTPISSPILTEKIPPSLREPEGLWFGFTKRARVIMYNKNKVKPEDLSTYEDLANPKWKGRIIVRPSSNVYNQSLVASLIVAHGEAKTEEWCRGLVANLAREAQGNDMGQIQDVAAGVGDLTLANTYYLTRFAKSDDPAKKEIFEKIGVFFPNQQDRGTHVNISGAGVVKTTKNKENAVKFLEYLTSNTAQEFFAKGNDEYPVVEGIALDPILANFGTFKADDTNIASFGPNLATAVKVMDRAGWK from the coding sequence GTGAAACCCATTTCCCGACGTATTTTCCTAAGTCTGAGTACAGCAACGGCTGTAGTCGGTGTTAATCAGCTTTTAGCCAGTTGTGGAAACAACCAGAGTAGTACCCCTAGTTCCAGTCCCGATACCACTACACCTCCTCCCACCCAAGGAGAACTCAACCTCTATTCATCCCGTCACTACAACACTGATAATGAACTTTATCAAGGGTTTACCCAAGAAACTGGTATTAAGGTTAATCTGATTGAAGGAAAGGACGATGAACTCATCGAACGTATCCAAAGTGAAGGGGAAAATAGTCCAGCCGATATCTTAATTACCGTCGATGTTGCCCGTCTATGGCGTGCTCAAGAAGCGGGCATTTTTACCCCTATTTCTTCTCCTATTTTAACTGAAAAGATTCCCCCGTCTTTACGCGAACCCGAAGGGCTATGGTTTGGATTTACCAAGCGGGCAAGGGTGATTATGTATAACAAAAATAAAGTAAAACCTGAAGATCTTTCCACCTATGAAGATCTGGCTAATCCTAAATGGAAAGGGCGCATTATTGTTCGTCCTTCTAGTAATGTTTATAATCAGTCCCTAGTTGCTTCTTTAATTGTTGCCCACGGAGAAGCCAAAACAGAAGAATGGTGTCGCGGGTTAGTTGCTAATTTGGCGCGGGAAGCCCAAGGTAATGATATGGGACAAATTCAAGATGTGGCCGCCGGAGTGGGGGATCTTACCCTAGCCAATACCTATTATTTAACCCGCTTTGCTAAGTCAGATGATCCGGCTAAAAAAGAAATTTTTGAGAAAATTGGCGTATTTTTTCCCAATCAACAAGATCGAGGAACCCATGTCAATATTAGTGGGGCAGGAGTGGTTAAAACCACTAAAAATAAAGAAAATGCCGTTAAATTCTTGGAATATTTGACCTCAAATACAGCGCAAGAATTTTTCGCCAAAGGAAACGATGAATATCCTGTGGTAGAAGGGATAGCCTTAGACCCGATTTTAGCGAATTTTGGCACGTTTAAAGCCGATGATACGAATATTGCTTCTTTTGGTCCCAATTTAGCTACCGCCGTGAAAGTGATGGATCGCGCAGGGTGGAAGTAG
- a CDS encoding Fe(3+) ABC transporter substrate-binding protein produces the protein MTKVSRRVFLGTGAAAATVALSPLIHVKESSAQNREVNVYSSRHYNTDSRLYENFTRQTGIKVNLIEGEADPLIERIKSEGKNSKADILITVDAGRLWRADQAGIFAPVNSKILQQKIPASLRHPKGHWFGFSKRLRVIMYSKARVNPSQLSTYEDLANPKWKGKVITRSSTNIYSQSLCSWMIAVNGQGATEKWCRGLVANFARSPQGNDTAQIEALAAGVADLALVNTYYLANLIDSKDEKKRAIGQQVGVFFPNQKGRGTHVNISGGGLVKTAPNRNAAVKFLEYLVSPQAQTFFAQGNLEYPVVSGVQIDPVLAKFGKFKSDIARVDDYGLNLAKAVQVMDRAGWK, from the coding sequence ATGACTAAAGTATCGAGAAGAGTGTTTTTAGGAACGGGTGCAGCAGCAGCAACAGTTGCCTTAAGTCCGTTAATTCATGTCAAAGAAAGTTCCGCCCAAAACCGAGAGGTTAACGTCTATTCATCGCGTCATTACAATACCGATAGTCGCTTATATGAAAACTTCACCCGTCAAACCGGAATTAAGGTTAATTTAATTGAAGGAGAAGCCGATCCGTTAATAGAAAGAATCAAAAGTGAAGGAAAAAATAGTAAGGCAGATATCTTAATTACTGTTGATGCAGGACGCTTATGGAGAGCGGATCAAGCAGGAATTTTTGCCCCTGTTAACTCTAAGATTTTACAACAAAAAATCCCCGCTTCTCTCAGACATCCTAAAGGGCATTGGTTCGGGTTTAGTAAGCGATTGCGCGTTATTATGTATAGCAAAGCAAGGGTCAATCCATCCCAACTTTCAACCTATGAAGATCTCGCTAATCCGAAGTGGAAAGGAAAGGTCATTACTCGTTCTTCTACTAATATTTATAGCCAATCTCTTTGTAGTTGGATGATCGCCGTTAATGGACAAGGGGCAACGGAAAAATGGTGTCGAGGATTAGTGGCTAATTTTGCCCGTTCTCCCCAAGGTAATGATACTGCCCAAATTGAAGCACTCGCAGCAGGGGTAGCTGATTTAGCCCTAGTTAATACCTATTATTTGGCGAATTTAATCGATAGTAAAGACGAGAAAAAACGGGCGATTGGTCAACAAGTCGGGGTATTTTTCCCCAATCAAAAAGGACGGGGAACTCACGTCAATATCAGTGGCGGAGGTTTGGTCAAAACTGCCCCAAATCGCAACGCAGCCGTTAAATTCCTCGAATATCTCGTCAGTCCTCAAGCACAAACTTTCTTTGCCCAAGGAAACCTCGAATATCCCGTGGTTTCAGGGGTACAGATTGATCCCGTTTTAGCGAAATTTGGAAAATTTAAGTCTGATATCGCCAGGGTAGACGATTATGGACTTAATTTGGCCAAGGCTGTCCAGGTGATGGATCGGGCGGGGTGGAAATAG
- a CDS encoding iron uptake porin, whose protein sequence is MLGMMMLMSASSQAVPLSELADPDFRLKQSRDGLLNSNRRNQGSISQIINVSDLETQNRLFPKSDRRLPLKQSHEGSLSQVTNVSDLRDVSPTDWAYEALRGLVERYGCIVGYPDRTFRGQRSLSRHEFAAGLNACLNTLERLLQENVAVLREDIEKLKRLAREFEGELMALGARVGNLEARTAYLENHQFSTTTKLTGEIVVGLTGITQGEKNEGTEEINKVTNLGYRGRLELNTSFDGDDSLYIRLATGTVPVYSDIAGTFEGDFGFSQPDDSDLAVELIIYEFTLAENLRMFVEPVGGAFDDFTPTINFLDGDGASGALSAFGTRNPLYYMADGPGIGFQGTLFEVFEWSAGYLATEGNNPGLGRGMFNGPYGAIGQIAYKPSDDFTVAFTYVHGYNNLDTGTGTRRSNFQAFIEEEFETDVRTVNNSYGMEFSWRIAPKFVLGGWAGVTKSRTQNAINIVRELVAEEIPIEEPVIAAVPPEEIATEELLTEESLPQETSVEEPPVQEVIPEEIATEEVPTEELLTIDRGNMDIWNWAVTLAFPDAFKEGDTAAVIFGMQPWVSKSNLNLPDGLRNNDRDTSYHIEAFYQYPLNDNISITPGIIVITAPDYDNKNDALVIGTIRTTFSF, encoded by the coding sequence ATGTTAGGCATGATGATGCTGATGTCTGCGAGTTCTCAAGCTGTCCCGCTATCCGAGTTAGCCGATCCTGATTTTCGGCTAAAACAGTCCCGTGATGGTCTTTTGAACTCTAACCGTCGAAATCAAGGCTCAATATCCCAAATTATCAATGTTTCTGACCTAGAGACGCAAAATCGATTATTCCCCAAATCAGATCGAAGATTACCACTAAAACAGTCCCATGAGGGATCACTGTCCCAAGTGACTAATGTTTCGGACTTACGAGACGTTTCCCCCACAGACTGGGCTTATGAAGCCTTGCGGGGGTTAGTGGAACGCTATGGTTGTATTGTAGGGTATCCTGACCGTACATTTAGGGGACAGCGATCGCTGTCGCGTCACGAATTTGCGGCGGGGTTAAATGCCTGTTTAAACACCCTAGAACGGCTATTACAGGAAAATGTAGCGGTTTTACGCGAAGATATCGAAAAACTAAAGCGGTTAGCCAGAGAATTTGAGGGAGAATTGATGGCATTGGGGGCAAGGGTGGGCAATTTAGAGGCTAGAACCGCTTACCTCGAAAATCATCAATTTTCTACTACAACTAAACTCACGGGTGAGATAGTCGTCGGGTTAACTGGAATTACCCAAGGGGAGAAAAACGAAGGAACCGAAGAGATCAACAAAGTGACGAACCTGGGATATCGGGGACGACTGGAGTTAAATACCAGTTTTGATGGGGATGACTCCCTCTATATCCGTCTCGCAACAGGGACTGTACCCGTCTATTCTGACATTGCAGGGACATTTGAAGGCGATTTTGGCTTTTCACAGCCTGATGATAGCGATTTAGCGGTAGAACTGATTATTTACGAGTTTACCTTGGCGGAAAACCTGCGGATGTTCGTCGAACCCGTTGGAGGGGCATTTGATGACTTTACCCCGACGATCAACTTTCTTGATGGGGATGGGGCTTCCGGGGCGTTATCCGCATTTGGGACTCGTAATCCCCTTTATTATATGGCGGATGGTCCAGGAATTGGCTTTCAGGGAACGCTTTTTGAGGTTTTTGAATGGAGTGCCGGGTATTTAGCCACTGAGGGCAATAATCCGGGGTTAGGTCGAGGGATGTTTAATGGTCCCTATGGCGCGATCGGTCAAATTGCCTATAAACCGAGTGATGATTTTACGGTAGCGTTTACCTATGTTCATGGCTATAACAATCTTGACACGGGAACGGGAACTCGTCGCTCTAATTTTCAAGCGTTTATTGAGGAGGAATTTGAAACAGATGTCAGGACGGTTAATAATTCCTATGGGATGGAATTTAGTTGGCGTATTGCCCCCAAATTTGTCTTAGGAGGTTGGGCAGGGGTTACTAAGTCTAGAACTCAAAATGCCATCAATATTGTCAGAGAATTAGTTGCTGAAGAAATCCCAATAGAAGAACCAGTAATAGCGGCAGTTCCTCCTGAAGAAATCGCTACGGAAGAATTGTTGACTGAAGAAAGTTTGCCCCAAGAAACATCCGTAGAAGAACCCCCAGTTCAAGAAGTTATTCCTGAAGAAATTGCTACTGAAGAAGTGCCAACGGAAGAGTTATTAACCATTGATCGAGGCAATATGGATATCTGGAATTGGGCGGTAACATTAGCTTTTCCTGATGCGTTTAAAGAAGGGGATACAGCAGCGGTTATTTTTGGGATGCAGCCTTGGGTTTCTAAGTCTAATCTTAATTTACCTGATGGGTTACGCAATAATGATCGAGACACTTCATATCACATTGAAGCGTTTTATCAATATCCCCTCAATGACAATATTTCAATTACCCCTGGCATCATTGTTATTACTGCCCCTGATTATGATAACAAAAATGATGCTTTGGTCATTGGAACCATTCGGACAACCTTTAGTTTTTAA
- a CDS encoding FeoA family protein: protein MMEQEIITHLREMAIGTHGYIVGYDKVFRGYQGKLLSMGLSPGTEFILVRQASKNWPLMIEVKGNLLRLSKPEADALCIEYN from the coding sequence ATGATGGAACAAGAAATTATTACTCATTTACGAGAAATGGCCATTGGAACCCATGGTTATATTGTGGGTTATGATAAAGTTTTTCGCGGCTATCAAGGTAAATTATTATCAATGGGATTAAGTCCAGGGACTGAGTTTATTTTAGTGCGTCAAGCGTCTAAAAATTGGCCATTAATGATTGAAGTTAAGGGTAATTTATTAAGATTGTCTAAACCAGAAGCCGATGCTTTGTGTATTGAATATAATTAA
- a CDS encoding multicopper oxidase domain-containing protein yields the protein MNNSVNSHFKRLSRRQLLQWGMAGLGIGGSSLLLRHFTSQLLSTVKIPPVEIKDTYPLQNPFNPMTILREFEYGEIKQEKGKVIREFNVVANSSLLQLNSAISFVSWNLNNRVPGPTFRAKEGERVRIIFNNEDGHSHSLHFHGIHPAEMDGVKPVRHGKNTVYEFEAKPFGVHLYHCHIAPVTRHISKGLYGMFIVDPPQPRPPADEMIMVMGGYDINNDRNNELYAFNGIPNYYRDRPISIYKNQLIRLYILNMIEFDPVSTFHIHANMFKVYRTGRSLTPDEETDMITMGTAERHILEFSYSYPGQYMFHPHQDIMAEYGCLGKFNVVSS from the coding sequence ATGAACAATTCAGTTAATTCTCACTTTAAACGTTTGAGTCGTCGTCAATTACTGCAATGGGGAATGGCTGGACTGGGTATCGGGGGAAGTTCTCTTTTATTACGTCATTTTACCTCCCAACTGCTATCTACTGTCAAAATTCCTCCTGTGGAGATAAAAGATACTTACCCTCTGCAAAATCCCTTTAATCCGATGACAATTCTTCGAGAGTTTGAGTACGGAGAAATTAAACAAGAAAAGGGCAAAGTTATTCGAGAATTTAATGTTGTTGCTAATAGTAGTTTATTACAGCTTAATAGTGCTATTTCTTTTGTGAGTTGGAACTTAAATAATCGCGTACCTGGACCAACCTTTAGGGCAAAAGAAGGCGAACGGGTTAGAATTATTTTTAATAACGAAGATGGCCATTCCCATAGTTTACATTTTCATGGGATTCATCCCGCAGAAATGGATGGCGTTAAACCCGTTCGTCACGGCAAAAATACGGTTTATGAATTTGAGGCAAAACCCTTTGGAGTTCACCTTTATCATTGTCATATTGCCCCCGTAACTCGTCATATTAGTAAGGGATTATATGGTATGTTTATTGTTGATCCTCCCCAACCCCGTCCCCCTGCGGATGAAATGATCATGGTGATGGGAGGGTATGATATTAATAATGATCGCAATAATGAATTATATGCCTTTAATGGTATACCTAATTATTACCGCGATCGCCCCATTTCTATCTATAAAAATCAGTTAATTAGACTCTATATTTTGAATATGATTGAATTTGATCCCGTGTCAACGTTTCATATTCACGCTAATATGTTTAAAGTGTATCGAACGGGAAGAAGTTTAACTCCAGATGAAGAAACAGATATGATCACAATGGGAACCGCAGAACGGCATATTTTAGAGTTTTCCTATTCCTATCCCGGTCAATATATGTTTCATCCTCATCAAGATATTATGGCAGAATATGGCTGTTTAGGGAAGTTTAATGTCGTTAGTAGTTAG
- the ahr gene encoding NADPH-dependent aldehyde reductase Ahr, which produces MIKAYAASEPGKELNSFEYDPGLLGEEDVEINVQYCGICHSDLSMLDNEWGITQYPFVPGHEVVGTIGAVGSKVTTFQVGQTVGLGWFSRSCFDCEWCLSGDQNLCQTAEGTIVGRPGGFADKVRAHHRWVVPLPSGVNPETAGPLFCGGITVFNPIIQCGVKSTDRVGVIGIGGLGHLAIEFLHAWGCEVTAFSSNPEKESEVKQLGADYFVNSRDPEAIKAVENSFDFIISTVNVSLDWNSYILALRPRGTLHFVGAVLNPISTQIFPLLMGQKTISGSPTGSPTTIAQMLDFAARHQIEPVTEIFPFEQVNEAIDKLRHGQPRYRLVLKM; this is translated from the coding sequence GTGATTAAAGCTTATGCCGCCTCCGAACCAGGAAAAGAATTAAATTCCTTTGAATACGACCCGGGTTTATTAGGAGAAGAAGATGTTGAAATTAATGTCCAATACTGCGGCATCTGTCACAGTGATTTAAGTATGCTGGACAATGAATGGGGAATCACTCAATATCCCTTTGTTCCCGGCCATGAAGTGGTAGGAACCATTGGCGCAGTAGGGTCTAAAGTGACGACTTTCCAAGTAGGACAAACGGTAGGACTGGGTTGGTTTTCCCGTTCTTGTTTTGATTGTGAATGGTGTTTATCAGGAGATCAAAATCTCTGTCAAACTGCCGAAGGCACAATTGTTGGTCGTCCTGGTGGGTTTGCTGACAAAGTTCGGGCCCATCATCGTTGGGTCGTTCCTCTACCGTCTGGCGTTAACCCAGAAACGGCAGGACCTCTGTTTTGTGGGGGGATTACCGTTTTTAACCCGATTATTCAATGCGGTGTCAAATCCACTGACCGAGTTGGGGTGATTGGAATTGGGGGATTAGGCCATTTAGCCATTGAATTTCTTCATGCTTGGGGTTGCGAGGTCACAGCTTTTTCAAGTAATCCTGAAAAAGAATCCGAAGTTAAACAATTAGGGGCTGATTATTTTGTTAATTCCCGTGACCCTGAAGCCATTAAAGCGGTGGAAAATTCTTTTGATTTTATTATCTCAACGGTCAATGTTAGCCTCGATTGGAATAGTTACATTTTAGCTTTGCGTCCGAGGGGAACTTTACATTTTGTGGGGGCGGTTCTTAATCCTATTTCCACCCAAATTTTTCCCCTATTAATGGGACAAAAAACTATCTCAGGAAGTCCTACAGGTAGTCCAACAACTATTGCTCAAATGTTAGATTTTGCTGCGCGTCATCAAATAGAACCTGTCACAGAAATCTTTCCCTTTGAACAAGTCAATGAAGCCATTGATAAGCTGCGTCATGGTCAGCCAAGATATCGCTTAGTTCTGAAAATGTAA
- a CDS encoding membrane protein, whose product MKLKALIAQPLGFILGMWLLSRGIIILAMLGIAPLLSAPSGGIQAEFGWSVFSAWDSNFYQKIATTNYDGIGSLPGANVAFFPLFPLIIRLMMGLGLSPEVAGTLINNSAFLATLFILYYWVKRTNGDKSARWATAILAWCPLSLFATVVYTEGLFLCLSTAALSTFDRQCYKQAAIWGMLATATRITGLALIPAFLLTAWRKKAPRIAYLSSLSSAGGILLYSVYCWLQFNDPLAFITVQHTQWKRSQGIDWQGWKIMLSEIITGRSQWQYNGLQDLLHPILFLLICTISYGLWHYRDKLGIKFDYSLWGLLLLLWLMIGDPLLNTVSILGGIYLLWYLRHQLSFIVVAYGLSALGLLLASGGTISLNRLAYGIVSLSLALGVLLSKYPRWGYATISFFTILLVSFSIRFAQHLWVA is encoded by the coding sequence ATGAAGTTAAAAGCCTTGATAGCCCAACCTCTGGGGTTTATTCTAGGAATGTGGCTACTGAGTCGAGGAATCATTATTTTAGCCATGTTAGGAATAGCCCCCCTGCTAAGTGCCCCCTCTGGTGGGATTCAAGCGGAATTTGGATGGAGTGTATTTTCCGCTTGGGATAGTAATTTTTATCAAAAAATTGCCACAACAAATTATGATGGTATTGGTAGCTTACCCGGGGCTAATGTTGCTTTTTTTCCTTTATTTCCCCTAATTATTCGCCTAATGATGGGGTTAGGATTATCACCTGAAGTAGCCGGAACTTTAATTAATAATTCGGCTTTCTTAGCTACCCTTTTTATTCTATATTATTGGGTAAAACGAACCAATGGGGATAAGTCTGCACGATGGGCTACTGCTATTCTCGCTTGGTGTCCTCTATCTTTATTTGCTACGGTTGTCTACACCGAAGGACTATTTTTATGTCTGAGTACCGCAGCTTTATCAACTTTTGATCGTCAGTGTTATAAACAAGCAGCCATCTGGGGAATGTTAGCAACAGCTACCCGGATTACAGGACTAGCATTAATTCCGGCTTTTCTGTTAACAGCATGGCGTAAAAAAGCCCCAAGAATTGCTTATTTAAGTAGTTTAAGTAGTGCAGGGGGAATCTTACTCTACAGTGTCTATTGTTGGCTACAATTTAATGATCCTTTGGCTTTTATTACGGTACAGCATACCCAATGGAAGCGCAGTCAAGGCATTGATTGGCAAGGATGGAAAATTATGTTATCTGAAATTATTACAGGGAGAAGTCAATGGCAATACAATGGACTACAAGATCTTTTGCATCCTATTCTATTTTTGCTAATTTGTACTATCAGTTATGGATTATGGCATTATCGAGATAAGTTAGGAATTAAGTTTGACTATAGTTTATGGGGGTTGCTACTTTTATTATGGTTAATGATTGGTGATCCTTTACTTAATACTGTATCAATATTAGGGGGAATTTACTTACTTTGGTATTTACGTCATCAATTAAGTTTTATTGTCGTTGCTTATGGATTATCGGCTTTAGGATTACTGCTAGCTTCTGGTGGTACAATTTCCTTAAATCGTCTTGCTTATGGTATTGTTTCTCTAAGTTTAGCGTTAGGAGTTTTATTATCTAAGTATCCTCGTTGGGGCTATGCGACTATTAGTTTTTTTACAATATTATTAGTCAGTTTTTCGATTCGGTTTGCCCAACATCTTTGGGTAGCATAA
- a CDS encoding DUF2079 domain-containing protein has translation MNSKHLLNHRLSWITVISIVILFFCASLRHFLFQSNALDLGWFDQAIYLISRGKPSIVSFSDDHILGDHAAFIFYPLAIFYAIYPTVYWLFLIQAIALSLPIIPIYKLSKKAGLNENLSLTMVLVYLLYPLIFNLNLFDFHSEVLALPAFFWAILMTKNNQLWQFILTILFILSCKAVLSLTIIGMGFWLLIFEKKRLYGSISLSLGVFWFIIATQVIIPHFSGDEVAAVGRYSFLGDSVSEIITNLILNPTIILSRIFTLVNFEYLILLFIPVIWGLSPKHLTPLIAAIPQLGLNLLTDYQPQKDLIHQYSLPILPFLLLSVITTLAANQGLIRRPKIIIIWSFIAFLALAKYTNFTSKYLSQLDTLSAMKEGVKLIPKDGKVLTSPQIAPHLTHRPVVKLAIKDAEPININNFDYILLNVRYPSWPNSEETVINLRNQLNSNTNFTLIYEKDDILLFKKKP, from the coding sequence GTGAATAGTAAACACTTGTTGAATCATCGGCTTTCTTGGATTACTGTAATTAGTATAGTAATTTTATTTTTTTGTGCCAGTTTGCGTCATTTTCTGTTTCAATCAAATGCCTTAGATTTAGGATGGTTTGATCAAGCAATTTATCTAATTAGCCGTGGAAAACCATCTATTGTTTCCTTCTCAGATGATCATATTTTAGGCGATCATGCAGCTTTTATTTTTTATCCTTTAGCTATATTCTATGCTATTTATCCTACGGTTTATTGGTTGTTTTTGATTCAAGCGATCGCTCTTTCTTTACCCATAATTCCTATTTATAAACTCTCTAAAAAAGCAGGTTTAAATGAAAATCTGTCTTTAACAATGGTATTAGTTTATTTACTCTATCCATTAATTTTTAATCTAAATTTATTTGATTTTCATTCAGAAGTGTTAGCCTTACCTGCTTTCTTTTGGGCAATTTTAATGACAAAGAATAATCAACTATGGCAATTTATACTAACAATACTTTTTATTTTGAGTTGTAAAGCCGTATTATCGTTAACCATTATTGGTATGGGATTTTGGTTACTTATCTTTGAAAAAAAGCGTCTTTATGGTAGTATTTCATTAAGCTTAGGCGTGTTTTGGTTTATAATAGCAACTCAAGTAATTATCCCTCACTTTAGTGGGGATGAAGTCGCCGCAGTAGGGCGGTATTCTTTTTTAGGAGACTCCGTGAGTGAAATTATCACCAATTTAATCTTAAATCCCACGATTATTTTAAGCCGAATTTTCACCTTAGTAAACTTTGAATATCTCATTTTATTATTCATTCCTGTTATTTGGGGACTCTCACCAAAACACTTAACTCCTCTCATTGCTGCTATTCCCCAATTAGGATTAAATTTACTGACGGATTATCAACCCCAAAAAGATTTAATTCATCAATATTCCTTACCCATTTTACCCTTTTTACTATTATCCGTAATAACCACTTTAGCGGCTAATCAAGGGTTAATTCGTCGTCCTAAAATTATTATTATTTGGTCATTCATAGCGTTTTTAGCATTAGCAAAATATACTAATTTTACATCAAAATATTTAAGTCAATTAGATACCTTGTCAGCCATGAAAGAAGGAGTTAAATTAATCCCCAAAGACGGAAAGGTATTAACTTCACCGCAAATTGCACCTCATTTAACTCATCGTCCTGTTGTTAAATTAGCTATCAAAGATGCCGAACCCATTAATATTAATAACTTTGACTATATTTTACTAAATGTTCGTTATCCTAGTTGGCCAAATTCAGAAGAAACCGTTATTAATTTACGAAACCAATTAAACTCAAATACAAATTTTACCTTAATTTATGAGAAAGATGATATCTTATTGTTTAAGAAAAAACCCTAA
- the nusB gene encoding transcription antitermination factor NusB, whose translation MPPRQQPRRISRELALLSLSQINATPEKLEQIEINNLILAAIRTLTTESQDMLETAASEVTQGNERLLKSETQSANVQSARAMVSEALKLTQGAINRLAHAIELPEMIQLASQYEVREYALELIGAVNRRRTEIDQQLEAVLVDWQLNRLPKIDRDILRIAVAEILFLEIPNKVAINEAIEMAKRYSDDEGYRFINGVLRRFTERLRITNN comes from the coding sequence ATGCCTCCTCGTCAACAACCTCGTCGAATTTCCCGTGAATTAGCTTTATTAAGTCTGAGTCAAATTAACGCAACTCCTGAAAAACTCGAACAGATTGAGATCAATAATCTGATTTTAGCTGCCATTCGGACGCTAACTACCGAAAGCCAAGATATGTTAGAAACAGCAGCTTCTGAGGTGACACAGGGTAATGAAAGACTCTTGAAAAGTGAAACCCAGTCTGCTAATGTTCAAAGTGCTAGAGCGATGGTTTCTGAAGCTCTCAAACTGACTCAAGGAGCCATTAATCGCTTAGCTCATGCGATAGAATTACCAGAAATGATTCAGCTTGCCAGTCAGTATGAGGTGCGAGAATATGCTTTAGAATTGATTGGTGCAGTTAATCGCCGACGAACGGAAATTGATCAGCAGCTTGAGGCAGTTTTGGTGGATTGGCAATTAAATCGATTACCCAAAATTGATCGAGATATTTTACGCATAGCCGTCGCAGAAATTTTGTTTTTAGAAATTCCTAATAAAGTGGCAATTAATGAAGCTATAGAAATGGCTAAGCGATATTCTGATGATGAGGGTTATCGTTTTATTAATGGGGTTCTTCGACGCTTTACAGAACGCCTTAGAATAACTAATAATTAG
- a CDS encoding DUF502 domain-containing protein — protein sequence MLQRFKQDLKNDLIAGLLVVIPLATTIWLTITVASWVINLLTQIPKQVNPFDGLDPILSYCLNLLVGLAVPLLCILVIGLMARNFVGRWLLDVGERILQSIPLAGAVYKTLQQILETLFKDSKSKFRRVVMVEYPRTGVWSIGFVTGTVSPQLQCHLTEPMLSVFIPTTPNPTSGWYAVIPETDAINLSISIEDAFKVLISGGIVSPNVPASVPATLPKSYNYKKTIPVDKVDKQDKSLPQEQPHAISVEEETSIVSE from the coding sequence GTGCTTCAACGCTTTAAGCAAGATCTAAAAAACGATCTCATTGCGGGTCTATTAGTCGTTATTCCCTTAGCGACCACGATTTGGTTAACGATCACTGTCGCTAGTTGGGTGATTAATCTGCTGACGCAAATTCCCAAGCAGGTTAATCCGTTTGATGGTCTTGATCCGATTTTGAGCTACTGTCTCAATTTATTGGTGGGATTAGCTGTCCCGCTCTTATGTATCTTGGTGATTGGCCTGATGGCTCGCAATTTTGTTGGCCGCTGGTTATTGGATGTCGGAGAACGGATTTTACAATCAATTCCCCTAGCAGGAGCCGTCTACAAAACCCTTCAGCAAATCCTAGAAACCCTATTTAAAGATTCTAAAAGCAAGTTTCGTCGTGTGGTTATGGTGGAATATCCAAGAACAGGAGTCTGGAGTATTGGTTTTGTCACAGGAACAGTGAGTCCTCAACTACAATGTCACCTCACTGAACCCATGCTAAGCGTGTTCATTCCTACTACTCCTAATCCGACTTCGGGATGGTATGCTGTTATTCCTGAAACGGATGCCATTAACTTATCGATTTCCATCGAAGATGCTTTTAAAGTACTTATTTCTGGAGGAATCGTTAGTCCTAATGTTCCAGCATCTGTTCCTGCCACTTTACCGAAATCTTACAATTATAAAAAAACGATTCCCGTCGATAAGGTAGATAAACAAGATAAGTCTTTACCGCAAGAACAACCTCATGCCATTTCTGTAGAAGAAGAAACTTCCATTGTCAGTGAATAG